A genomic stretch from Mycosarcoma maydis chromosome 3, whole genome shotgun sequence includes:
- a CDS encoding uncharacterized protein (related to HOT13 - Zinc-binding mitochondrial intermembrane space protein), protein MCKHILNAQVSIRAPCCQKFFDCPECHAESQDHMLRKTIEMAFICKKCRKAFRKDLTQYEESDEFCPHCDNHYVIDAKTPQAVLSVEGEDARVDNRMLRDDRIKYDPRKDFYYRRAAAQETERIDEGGWLQAIKDRAAGKLGPDGLPIDAQGPMGADGKPLLDASALDVGMSSRNPQWNKFNDDDLDWS, encoded by the exons ATGTG CAAACACATCCTCAACGCACAAGTATCGATTCGGGCACCTTGTTGTCAGAAGTTTTTCGAC TGTCCAGAATGCCATGCGGAATCACAAGATCACATGCTCCGCAAAacgatcgagatggcgtTCATCTGCAAGAAATGCCGCAAAGCCTTTCGCAAAGATCTGACGCAGTACGAAGAGTCGGATGAGTTCTGTCCACATTGCGATAATCATTAC GTGATCGACGCCAAAACACCGCAGGCAGTTCTTTCGGTGGAAGGCGAAGACGCGCGTGTCGACAATCGCATGTTGCGCGACGATCGCATCAAGTACGATCCGAGAAAGGACTTCTACTACCGCCGTGCTGCGGCGCAGGAGACGGAAAGAATCGATGAGGGAGGCTGGTTACAAGCGATCAAGGATCGAGCCGCAGGCAAGTTAGGTCCGGATGGTCTACCGATCGATGCGCAAGGTCCGATGGGTGCAGATGGCAAACCATTGCTGGATGCGTCTGCGTTGGATGTGGGCATGTCAAGCAGGAATCCACAGTGGAATAAGTTCAACGATGATGATCTGGACTGGTCGTAG
- a CDS encoding oxidative DNA demethylase (related to TPA1 - Poly(A)-binding protein involved in translation termination efficiency) has translation MSAIEVATAFAPDLLASSTVSAYNKEYEASAPYKHAVIPALINEDLLKATRQEIIEELRFAEKETDIYKVNQTGDLANLDGLPEEEAGRLQNLLRVRNAIYSQEFRSWLQGVTGCGPLSAKKKDMSINDYRQGCHLLNHDDVISTRRVSYILYLPDPDQPWQPEWGGALELYPVKTKGTPDDLPSKIIPPKWNQFTFFTVQPGHSFHSVEEVVHPSQSRLSISGWFHRPQEGEEGFTTEDEKKEAEVEKEMSSLESLSAKENAKLFEAYPEEFETPLPGSPLSQDEKKFLLQFLNPAYLVAKTQEQLFEQFGDDSHILLSDILKKEIAQSLEKSLRQADAKDGFQWWTSGKGEESTRIQPHAVGTDRVDDADNEAKQWSISGPPHKQRYAVQSEQATPKKAGEIASQNTLVPNPLPTDAGALLKLLSTVLFPSIAFRHFLANISQLVPLGARPIEARRFRPGLDYTLARSDTEPVLDVTLNLTPDVVKPSLEEERKAGPRGLASKAKKGKVAPVKPSSFTGSKMLSKKEAKDLAAKWESGDIGGWECYMAPHEGEEDPAVYQSGNSGKKKANDEENEADAVMKDAEDDEGEEIVEMIEDDGDEADDDFDGVLLNLTPSFNTLSVVLRDEGVMRFVKYLAASAGGSRWDVIGEYEIGAIEMEEEEEGADGADGADA, from the coding sequence ATGTCCGCCATCGAAGTGGCCACGGCTTTTGCGCCCGACCTCCTCGCCTCGTCTACGGTCTCCGCCTATAACAAGGAGTACGAAGCCAGCGCGCCCTACAAACACGCCGTCATCCCTGCCCTGATCAACGAGGACCTGCTCAAAGCCACTCGTCAGGAGATCATCGAAGAGCTGCGCTTCGCGGAAAAGGAAACCGACATCTACAAGGTCAACCAAACCGGTGACCTTGCCAACCTCGACGGTCTGCCAGAGGAAGAAGCCGGTCGACTGCAGAACCTCCTGCGCGTTCGCAATGCCATTTATTCGCAAGAGTTCAGAAGCTGGCTCCAGGGGGTCACGGGTTGCGGACCACTCAGCGCTAAAAAGAAGGACATGAGCATCAACGACTATCGCCAAGGATGCCATTTGCTCAATCACGACGATGTCATCTCTACGCGAAGAGTATCATACATCCTCTACCTGCCAGATCCGGATCAGCCATGGCAGCCAGAGTGGGGTGGCGCACTCGAGCTGTATCCCGTCAAGACCAAGGGTACACCCGACGATTTGCCGAGCAAAATCATCCCGCCCAAATGGAACCAATTCACATTCTTTACCGTGCAGCCTGGTCACTCATTTCACTCGGTAGAGGAAGTCGTTCACCCAAGTCAGTCCCGACTCAGCATCTCCGGTTGGTTCCACCGACCTCAAGAAGGTGAAGAGGGCTTCACCACAGAAGACGAAAAGAAGGAGGCAGAGGTGGAAAAGGAAATGAGCAGTCTCGAGAGTCTCTCGGCCAAGGAAAACGCAAAACTGTTCGAAGCCTATCCGGAAGAATTCGAAACCCCATTGCCTGGCTCGCCACTCAGTCAAGACGAGAAGAAGTTTTTGCTTCAATTCCTCAATCCAGCCTACTTGGTGGCAAAGACGCAAGAACAGCTGTTTGAACAGTTTGGTGATGACTCGCACATTCTGCTGTCCGATATCTTGAAGAAAGAGATCGCCCAGTCGTTGGAAAAGTCGTTGCGGCAGGCGGATGCAAAGGACGGATTCCAGTGGTGGACCTCTGGCAAAGGCGAAGAGTCGACAAGGATCCAGCCACACGCTGTGGGTACGGATCGGGTCGATGATGCCGATAACGAGGCAAAGCAGTGGAGCATCTCCGGTCCACCGCACAAGCAGCGATACGCTGTGCAGTCAGAGCAAGCTACGCCCAAAAAAGCTGGCGAGATTGCATCGCAGAACACACTTGTCCCTAACCCGCTCCCCACGGATGCAGGTGCGCTcctcaagctgctcagcacAGTCCTCTTCCCCTCGATTGCCTTCCGACATTTTCTCGCCAACATCTCACAGCTTGTCCCATTGGGAGCTCGACCGATCGAAGCCAGAAGGTTCCGTCCTGGCCTTGACTACACGCTGGCACGATCCGACACCGAACCTGTATTGGATGTGACGCTTAACCTCACCCCGGATGTCGTCAAGCCTTcgctggaagaagagcgtAAAGCTGGTCCGCGTGGGCTggcaagcaaagcaaagaaAGGCAAGGTCGCCCCTGTCAAACCATCCTCTTTTACGGGATCCAAGATGCTCTCGAAGAAAGAAGCAAAGGATCTGGCTGCCAAGTGGGAAAGCGGAGACATTGGGGGCTGGGAATGCTACATGGCACCTCACGAGGGCGAAGAAGACCCGGCTGTCTACCAGAGTGGCAACAGCGGTAAAAAGAAGGCGAATGACGAAGAAAACGAAGCCGACGCCGTGATGAAGGATGCTGAAGATGATGAGGGGGAAGAGATTGTCGAAATGATCGAAGATGACGGAGACGAGGCGGACGACGATTTCGATGGCGTTCTTCTCAACCTCACGCCAAGCTTCAACACGTTGAGCGTGGTGCTGAGGGACGAGGGTGTGATGAGGTTCGTCAAGTACCTGGCTGCGTCAGCGGGAGGCTCGAGGTGGGATGTGATTGGAGAATACGAGATCGGCGCTATCGagatggaggaggaggaagagggcgCTGATGGCGCTGATGGCGCTGATGCATGA